A window of Reinekea marina contains these coding sequences:
- the ybeY gene encoding rRNA maturation RNase YbeY has product MPIQLDFENVSDSQAPSEAQCHLWLSTALEGRKANATVAIRIVNNLESQQLNNDYRGKDKPTNVLSFPFDAPVGVPEEAFDYMLGDLVVCAPVVIAEAKQQGKAVNDHWCHMLVHGTLHLLGYDHIKDDEANTMEQLERDILAKLNISDPYLETNED; this is encoded by the coding sequence ATGCCAATTCAATTAGATTTTGAAAACGTTTCAGATAGCCAAGCGCCCAGTGAAGCACAATGTCATCTTTGGTTAAGTACTGCCTTGGAAGGCCGAAAGGCGAACGCCACCGTTGCGATTAGAATTGTAAACAACCTAGAAAGTCAGCAGCTTAACAACGACTATCGTGGCAAAGACAAACCCACCAACGTGCTTTCTTTTCCATTTGATGCACCGGTAGGTGTGCCAGAGGAAGCCTTTGACTATATGCTGGGCGATCTAGTGGTCTGCGCACCTGTGGTGATTGCGGAAGCCAAACAGCAAGGCAAAGCCGTAAATGACCATTGGTGTCATATGTTAGTGCATGGTACCTTGCATCTTTTAGGCTATGACCATATAAAAGATGATGAAGCCAATACAATGGAACAACTGGAAAGGGATATTTTAGCCAAGCTAAACATCTCAGATCCGTACTTAGAAACCAATGAGGATTAA
- a CDS encoding PhoH family protein yields MSTPTDGLSSDSVITRQITLEPDNPQRLASLCGLANDNLKQIEDRLDIRIRNRGNLFELTGEEARLTTSIDVLRRLYRETKGGKDLAPDAIHLFLQPNEVAMLAQKQAEGSLHDDKLYVVHTPKLVVRPRGGNQKRYVHSVLNHDINFGIGPAGTGKTYLAVACAVQALMKDEVRRILLVRPAVEAGEKLGFLPGDLSQKVDPYLRPLYDALYDMLGFEKVDRLIERNVIEVAPLAYMRGRTLSHSFIILDESQNTTREQMKMFLTRIGFGSTAVITGDPTQIDLQKGQQSGLKHAIEVLTDVPGISFTHFASGDVVRHPLVQRIVDAYEANDA; encoded by the coding sequence TTGAGTACTCCGACTGACGGCCTGTCTAGCGACAGTGTCATTACACGACAAATCACACTCGAACCAGACAATCCTCAGCGCCTTGCGTCTCTTTGTGGCCTCGCGAACGATAACCTTAAGCAAATTGAAGATCGCTTAGATATTCGGATACGCAATCGTGGAAACTTATTTGAATTAACGGGCGAAGAAGCGCGGTTAACGACCTCTATTGATGTGCTGCGCCGACTATACCGCGAAACCAAAGGCGGTAAAGACTTAGCGCCCGATGCTATTCACTTATTTTTGCAGCCTAATGAAGTCGCCATGCTCGCACAAAAGCAAGCCGAAGGCAGTTTACACGACGATAAGTTGTATGTTGTACACACGCCAAAGCTCGTGGTCAGACCGCGCGGAGGCAATCAAAAGCGTTATGTGCACTCTGTTCTGAATCATGACATTAATTTTGGCATTGGTCCTGCTGGTACGGGTAAAACTTACCTAGCCGTTGCGTGCGCCGTTCAAGCCCTGATGAAGGACGAAGTCCGACGTATTTTACTGGTTCGCCCGGCCGTTGAGGCTGGCGAAAAACTGGGCTTTTTACCAGGTGATTTAAGCCAGAAGGTCGACCCTTATCTACGCCCCTTATATGATGCCCTTTACGATATGCTAGGCTTCGAAAAGGTTGATCGATTAATAGAACGAAATGTCATTGAAGTCGCTCCATTGGCGTATATGCGTGGCCGAACACTCAGCCACTCTTTTATAATTCTCGATGAAAGCCAAAACACCACTCGCGAACAGATGAAAATGTTTCTAACGCGTATTGGCTTTGGGTCAACTGCGGTGATTACAGGTGACCCTACTCAGATTGACCTCCAAAAAGGTCAACAATCTGGGTTAAAACACGCAATTGAAGTATTAACCGATGTACCAGGCATTAGTTTTACGCATTTTGCTTCTGGTGATGTGGTCAGACACCCATTAGTACAAAGAATTGTTGATGCCTATGAGGCCAATGACGCTTAA
- a CDS encoding HlyC/CorC family transporter, producing the protein MRINAVMSDDRPTSRNPGKKSFLERLGDAFTGEPRDKDELLAIVQEAHQNEIVDDDSLRIMQGAINVSDLHVRDIMIPRSQMVSLEHDESIKEWTAKVVSSGHSRFPVLGESNDEVIGVLLAKDLLSLGLTADFNEEEMQKAVGSIVRDVTFVPEAKRVNVLLRDFRQNRNHMAIVVDEYRGISGLVTIEDVLEEIVGEIEDEHDDETIDNIASNGNGGFIVQALTPIDDFNDHFNTQFSDEEFDTIGGVIMHNFGRVPKRDDTIELDDLLIRVTTADNRRVKAFEIKTETTD; encoded by the coding sequence ATGAGGATTAACGCAGTCATGAGTGACGACCGACCCACGAGTCGAAACCCCGGAAAGAAATCTTTCCTAGAACGTCTAGGCGATGCCTTTACCGGGGAACCAAGAGACAAAGATGAATTGCTAGCGATTGTTCAGGAAGCGCATCAAAACGAGATTGTCGATGACGACTCACTCCGAATTATGCAAGGCGCAATCAATGTCTCCGATTTGCACGTTCGCGACATTATGATTCCACGCTCCCAAATGGTTAGTTTAGAGCACGATGAAAGCATCAAAGAATGGACCGCAAAAGTCGTCAGCTCTGGCCATTCGCGCTTTCCAGTTTTAGGTGAAAGTAACGATGAAGTTATAGGTGTATTGTTAGCAAAAGATCTTCTTTCGCTTGGCTTAACAGCTGATTTCAATGAAGAAGAAATGCAAAAAGCGGTCGGCTCGATCGTACGTGATGTAACTTTTGTACCTGAAGCGAAACGCGTAAATGTGTTGTTACGAGATTTCAGACAAAATAGAAATCACATGGCGATTGTGGTCGATGAATATCGCGGAATATCAGGCTTAGTCACCATTGAAGACGTTCTCGAAGAGATTGTTGGTGAAATTGAAGACGAACACGATGATGAAACCATCGATAACATTGCCTCTAATGGCAATGGTGGCTTTATTGTTCAGGCGCTAACACCCATTGATGATTTTAACGATCACTTTAATACACAATTCAGTGACGAAGAATTCGACACCATTGGCGGCGTTATCATGCATAACTTTGGTCGAGTTCCGAAGCGTGATGATACGATAGAGCTTGATGATCTTTTGATTCGAGTAACCACTGCGGATAACCGTCGAGTCAAAGCGTTCGAAATTAAAACCGAAACGACCGATTAA